The following are encoded in a window of Acropora muricata isolate sample 2 chromosome 6, ASM3666990v1, whole genome shotgun sequence genomic DNA:
- the LOC136921104 gene encoding uncharacterized protein encodes MQNVVTENTRVTPTSSSLLDLIVTTRKDLINTSGVFPLGISNHNLVYATMRLKNKRPPPKYVKTRNYKKLNLDNFKRDMEIAPFHIASLFDDPDDVLWAWQSLFVNICDEHAPWKEVKIRSRSAPWITNEIRHKINKRYKLFKAAVTEKCPEL; translated from the coding sequence ATGCAAAATGTTGTCACAGAAAATACAAGAGTCACTCCAACATCGAGCTCTTTGTTAGATCTTATTGTTACAACAAGAAAAGATCTCATTAACACCTCTGGTGTGTTTCCACTGGGGATTTCTAATCATAACTTGGTTTACGCAACAATGAGGTTAAAGAACAAAAGGCCGCCACCTAAATATGTAAAGACAAGAAACTACAAGAAATTGAACTTGGACAACTTTAAGAGGGATATGGAAATTGCACCATTTCATATTGCTTCACTCTTTGACGATCCAGATGATGTTTTGTGGGCATGGCAGTCACTGTTTGTTAATATCTGTGACGAGCATGCCCCATGGAAAGAGGTAAAGATCAGGAGCAGATCTGCACCATGGATTACTAATGAAATTCGCCATAAAATCAACAAAAGATATAAGTTATTCAAAGCAGCTGTTACTGAAAAATGTCCTGAGTTGTAG
- the LOC136921105 gene encoding uncharacterized protein, giving the protein MSIGQLREFDRSKESFEAYIERLENFMKANGVKSENQVAVLLTAIGPETYGLLRNLLTPEKPDARSYEELVEILNNHLHPKPLVIAERFNFHNRFRNDSESVADFAAQLKKLSAHCEFGTFLDEALRDRFVCGLRKEPIQRKLLSEKTLDFAKALQIAQSMEMAERKSSQLKDSGSSGMFKTEEVHRLGAKARKPKKFSKEKGEVQRCLLSLWEH; this is encoded by the coding sequence ATGAGTATTGGTCAGCTAAGGGAGTTCGACCGATCGAAAGAGTCGTTCGAAGCGTATATCGAGCGCCTGGAAAATTTTATGAAAGCGAACGGTGTtaaaagtgagaatcaagtgGCGGTTTTGCTAACGGCGATTGGACCGGAAACTTACGGCCTTCTGAGAAATCTTTTGACTCCGGAAAAGCCAGATGCAAGGTCATACGAGGAACTTGTGGAGATTCTCAACAATCATCTACACCCAAAACCTCTTGTGATCGCCGAGCGTTTTAATTTTCATAATCGATTTAGGAACGACTCGGAATCAGTGGCGGATTTTGCCGCACAGTTAAAGAAGCTTTCGGCTCACTGCGAGTTCGGAACTTTCTTGGATGAGGCCCTAAGGGATCGTTTTGTGTGTGGATTGCGAAAGGAGCCGATCCAAAGGAAACTGTTGAGCGAGAAAACCTTGGATTTCGCGAAAGCGCTGCAGATTGCACAGTCGATGGAAATGGCGGAAAGGAAGTCTTCGCAACTGAAGGACTCGGGATCTTCCGGAATGTTTAAAACTGAGGAAGTTCACCGGCTGGGAGCAAAGGCTCGCAAACccaagaaattttcaaaagaaaagggaGAAGTCCAAAGGTGCTTGTTATCGTTGTGGGAACACTGA